In Phragmites australis chromosome 17, lpPhrAust1.1, whole genome shotgun sequence, the following are encoded in one genomic region:
- the LOC133897220 gene encoding mediator of RNA polymerase II transcription subunit 8 isoform X2, with protein sequence MDAAAAAAALGATPAAGAPPPVAAAGEQQAAPRAERLSAGVQQQLNLEGMRARAVGLYKAISRILEDFDVIARTNPGASPKWQDVLGQFSMVSMELFNIVEDIKNVSKVFVVYPRNVNAENATILPVMLSSKLLPEMEVEEATKREHLLSGIANLPVPTQIEKLKARIDMIGSACETAEKVIAECRKSYGLGARQGANLGPTLDKAQAAKIQEQENLLRAAVNYGEGLRVPGDQRQPHSSLPSHLVEVLPFGDGAQNFGVYPKNTSTFAPNSANTQGNPIQASGGQLLGRPAPSPGATGTPNFENVSTPPMPYANSPRSGANMMNTPSPQQHLTPQQQRQKLMHASQQQQLHAQQQQLHSQQQLRPSAAGMLAQSTIPQLQDLQGQAQQKLQVPGQQQMQYNQALSQQFQNRQMQPGRMQPGMSQSQLNQGNQLRSHLGQFTGAANSAMFTAAQASSNSQMMANMPGTMQSQSLLPQMQYGLTGGHPQRSHPSQMLTDQMFGMGATNTTSMMGMQQQQQQGVYGNMQAGAQNMQQGMVGLQNQTQNPNFPQQRQQNQQ encoded by the exons atggacgcggcggcggcggcggcagctctaGGGGCAACACCCGCCGCCGGCGCGCCACCCCCGGTCGCGGCCGCGGGGGAGCAGCAGGCGGCTCCCCGGGCCGAGCGGCTCAGCGCGGGGGTGCAGCAGCAGCTGAACCTGGAGGGGATGCGGGCGCGCGCGGTGGGGCTGTACAAGGCCATCTCCCGCATCCTAGAGGACTTCGACGTCATCGCCCGCACCAACCCCGGCGCCTCCCCCAAGTG GCAGGACGTGCTCGGGCAGTTCTCGATGGTGAGCATGGAGCTCTTCAACATCGTGGAGGACATTAAGAATGTATCCAAGGTGTTTGTTGTGTACCCCCGGAACGTCAATGCTGAGAACGCTACAA TACTACCTGTAATGCTGTCATCAAAGCTGTTGCCTGAGATGGAAGTTGAGGAAGCTACAAAAAGGGAGCATTTGTTGTCTGGAATAGCAAATCTACCGGTGCCTACACAAATTGAAAAGTTAAAG GCTAGAATAGACATGATTGGCAGTGCATGCGAAACTGCTGAGAAAGTAATTGCTGAATGTCGTAAGAGTTATGGGCTAGGGGCCCGTCAGGGGGCAAATCTTGGTCCTACATTGGACAAGGCACAAGCTGCAAAGATACAGGAGCAGGAAAACCTACTTAGAGCGGCAGTAAATTATGGTGAAG GATTACGGGTACCGGGAGACCAGAGGCAGCCACATTCATCTCTTCCTAGCCATTTAGTAGAAGTACTTCCTTTCGGAGATGGGGCACAAAATTTTG GTGTGTATCCCAAAAATACATCAACATTTGCACCTAACAGTGCCAATACCCAAGGAAATCCAATTCAG GCATCTGGAGGACAGTTGCTTGGCAGGCCTGCGCCATCACCTGGAGCCACAGGAACCCCTAATTTTGAAAACGTGTCTACTCCTCCAATGCCATATGCTAACTCCCCTAGGTCAGGCGCCAATATGATGAATACCCCTTCACCCCAGCAGCATCTAACACCACAACAGCAGAGGCAAAAGCTGATGCATGCATCTCAACAGCAGCAACTGCATGCTCAACAGCAGCAACTGCATTCTCAACAGCAGCTGAGGCCATCAGCTGCTGGGATGCTAGCACAG AGTACAATCCCTCAGCTACAAGATTTACAGGGGCAGGCTCAACAAAAACTACAG GTCCCCGGACAACAGCAGATGCAGTACAACCAAGCCTTATCGCAACAGTTTCAGAATAGGCAGATGCAGCCTGGACGTATGCAACCAGGCATGTCTCAGAGTCAATTGAACCAAGGAAATCAGCTGAGAAGTCATTTGGGCCAGTTCACTGGAGCTGCAAACAGTGCAATGTTCACTGCTGCGCAGGCATCATCAAACTCACAAATG ATGGCAAATATGCCTGGGACAATGCAATCACAGTCGCTTTTACCGCAAATGCAG TATGGTTTGACTGGTGGGCATCCACAGAGGAGTCATCCATCCCAAATGCTGACTGACCAAA TGTTCGGTATGGGAGCCACAAATACTACCAGCATGATGGgaatgcagcagcagcagcagcaaggggTATATGGAAACATGCAGGCAGGTGCTCAGAATATGCAACAGGGCATGGTGGGCCTTCAGAATCAGACGCAGAATCCCAACTTCCCTCAGCAGAGACAACAAAACCAGCAATGA
- the LOC133897220 gene encoding mediator of RNA polymerase II transcription subunit 8 isoform X3: MDAAAAAAALGATPAAGAPPPVAAAGEQQAAPRAERLSAGVQQQLNLEGMRARAVGLYKAISRILEDFDVIARTNPGASPKWQDVLGQFSMVSMELFNIVEDIKNVSKVFVVYPRNVNAENATILPVMLSSKLLPEMEVEEATKREHLLSGIANLPVPTQIEKLKARIDMIGSACETAEKVIAECRKSYGLGARQGANLGPTLDKAQAAKIQEQENLLRAAVNYGEGLRVPGDQRQPHSSLPSHLVEVLPFGDGAQNFGDNSGVYPKNTSTFAPNSANTQGNPIQASGGQLLGRPAPSPGATGTPNFENVSTPPMPYANSPRSGANMMNTPSPQQHLTPQQQRQKLMHASQQQQLHAQQQQLHSQQQLRPSAAGMLAQSTIPQLQDLQGQAQQKLQVPGQQQMQYNQALSQQFQNRQMQPGRMQPGMSQSQLNQGNQLRSHLGQFTGAANSAMFTAAQASSNSQMMANMPGTMQSQSLLPQMQRSHPSQMLTDQMFGMGATNTTSMMGMQQQQQQGVYGNMQAGAQNMQQGMVGLQNQTQNPNFPQQRQQNQQ; this comes from the exons atggacgcggcggcggcggcggcagctctaGGGGCAACACCCGCCGCCGGCGCGCCACCCCCGGTCGCGGCCGCGGGGGAGCAGCAGGCGGCTCCCCGGGCCGAGCGGCTCAGCGCGGGGGTGCAGCAGCAGCTGAACCTGGAGGGGATGCGGGCGCGCGCGGTGGGGCTGTACAAGGCCATCTCCCGCATCCTAGAGGACTTCGACGTCATCGCCCGCACCAACCCCGGCGCCTCCCCCAAGTG GCAGGACGTGCTCGGGCAGTTCTCGATGGTGAGCATGGAGCTCTTCAACATCGTGGAGGACATTAAGAATGTATCCAAGGTGTTTGTTGTGTACCCCCGGAACGTCAATGCTGAGAACGCTACAA TACTACCTGTAATGCTGTCATCAAAGCTGTTGCCTGAGATGGAAGTTGAGGAAGCTACAAAAAGGGAGCATTTGTTGTCTGGAATAGCAAATCTACCGGTGCCTACACAAATTGAAAAGTTAAAG GCTAGAATAGACATGATTGGCAGTGCATGCGAAACTGCTGAGAAAGTAATTGCTGAATGTCGTAAGAGTTATGGGCTAGGGGCCCGTCAGGGGGCAAATCTTGGTCCTACATTGGACAAGGCACAAGCTGCAAAGATACAGGAGCAGGAAAACCTACTTAGAGCGGCAGTAAATTATGGTGAAG GATTACGGGTACCGGGAGACCAGAGGCAGCCACATTCATCTCTTCCTAGCCATTTAGTAGAAGTACTTCCTTTCGGAGATGGGGCACAAAATTTTGGTGATAATTCTG GTGTGTATCCCAAAAATACATCAACATTTGCACCTAACAGTGCCAATACCCAAGGAAATCCAATTCAG GCATCTGGAGGACAGTTGCTTGGCAGGCCTGCGCCATCACCTGGAGCCACAGGAACCCCTAATTTTGAAAACGTGTCTACTCCTCCAATGCCATATGCTAACTCCCCTAGGTCAGGCGCCAATATGATGAATACCCCTTCACCCCAGCAGCATCTAACACCACAACAGCAGAGGCAAAAGCTGATGCATGCATCTCAACAGCAGCAACTGCATGCTCAACAGCAGCAACTGCATTCTCAACAGCAGCTGAGGCCATCAGCTGCTGGGATGCTAGCACAG AGTACAATCCCTCAGCTACAAGATTTACAGGGGCAGGCTCAACAAAAACTACAG GTCCCCGGACAACAGCAGATGCAGTACAACCAAGCCTTATCGCAACAGTTTCAGAATAGGCAGATGCAGCCTGGACGTATGCAACCAGGCATGTCTCAGAGTCAATTGAACCAAGGAAATCAGCTGAGAAGTCATTTGGGCCAGTTCACTGGAGCTGCAAACAGTGCAATGTTCACTGCTGCGCAGGCATCATCAAACTCACAAATG ATGGCAAATATGCCTGGGACAATGCAATCACAGTCGCTTTTACCGCAAATGCAG AGGAGTCATCCATCCCAAATGCTGACTGACCAAA TGTTCGGTATGGGAGCCACAAATACTACCAGCATGATGGgaatgcagcagcagcagcagcaaggggTATATGGAAACATGCAGGCAGGTGCTCAGAATATGCAACAGGGCATGGTGGGCCTTCAGAATCAGACGCAGAATCCCAACTTCCCTCAGCAGAGACAACAAAACCAGCAATGA
- the LOC133897220 gene encoding mediator of RNA polymerase II transcription subunit 8 isoform X1, whose protein sequence is MDAAAAAAALGATPAAGAPPPVAAAGEQQAAPRAERLSAGVQQQLNLEGMRARAVGLYKAISRILEDFDVIARTNPGASPKWQDVLGQFSMVSMELFNIVEDIKNVSKVFVVYPRNVNAENATILPVMLSSKLLPEMEVEEATKREHLLSGIANLPVPTQIEKLKARIDMIGSACETAEKVIAECRKSYGLGARQGANLGPTLDKAQAAKIQEQENLLRAAVNYGEGLRVPGDQRQPHSSLPSHLVEVLPFGDGAQNFGDNSGVYPKNTSTFAPNSANTQGNPIQASGGQLLGRPAPSPGATGTPNFENVSTPPMPYANSPRSGANMMNTPSPQQHLTPQQQRQKLMHASQQQQLHAQQQQLHSQQQLRPSAAGMLAQSTIPQLQDLQGQAQQKLQVPGQQQMQYNQALSQQFQNRQMQPGRMQPGMSQSQLNQGNQLRSHLGQFTGAANSAMFTAAQASSNSQMMANMPGTMQSQSLLPQMQYGLTGGHPQRSHPSQMLTDQMFGMGATNTTSMMGMQQQQQQGVYGNMQAGAQNMQQGMVGLQNQTQNPNFPQQRQQNQQ, encoded by the exons atggacgcggcggcggcggcggcagctctaGGGGCAACACCCGCCGCCGGCGCGCCACCCCCGGTCGCGGCCGCGGGGGAGCAGCAGGCGGCTCCCCGGGCCGAGCGGCTCAGCGCGGGGGTGCAGCAGCAGCTGAACCTGGAGGGGATGCGGGCGCGCGCGGTGGGGCTGTACAAGGCCATCTCCCGCATCCTAGAGGACTTCGACGTCATCGCCCGCACCAACCCCGGCGCCTCCCCCAAGTG GCAGGACGTGCTCGGGCAGTTCTCGATGGTGAGCATGGAGCTCTTCAACATCGTGGAGGACATTAAGAATGTATCCAAGGTGTTTGTTGTGTACCCCCGGAACGTCAATGCTGAGAACGCTACAA TACTACCTGTAATGCTGTCATCAAAGCTGTTGCCTGAGATGGAAGTTGAGGAAGCTACAAAAAGGGAGCATTTGTTGTCTGGAATAGCAAATCTACCGGTGCCTACACAAATTGAAAAGTTAAAG GCTAGAATAGACATGATTGGCAGTGCATGCGAAACTGCTGAGAAAGTAATTGCTGAATGTCGTAAGAGTTATGGGCTAGGGGCCCGTCAGGGGGCAAATCTTGGTCCTACATTGGACAAGGCACAAGCTGCAAAGATACAGGAGCAGGAAAACCTACTTAGAGCGGCAGTAAATTATGGTGAAG GATTACGGGTACCGGGAGACCAGAGGCAGCCACATTCATCTCTTCCTAGCCATTTAGTAGAAGTACTTCCTTTCGGAGATGGGGCACAAAATTTTGGTGATAATTCTG GTGTGTATCCCAAAAATACATCAACATTTGCACCTAACAGTGCCAATACCCAAGGAAATCCAATTCAG GCATCTGGAGGACAGTTGCTTGGCAGGCCTGCGCCATCACCTGGAGCCACAGGAACCCCTAATTTTGAAAACGTGTCTACTCCTCCAATGCCATATGCTAACTCCCCTAGGTCAGGCGCCAATATGATGAATACCCCTTCACCCCAGCAGCATCTAACACCACAACAGCAGAGGCAAAAGCTGATGCATGCATCTCAACAGCAGCAACTGCATGCTCAACAGCAGCAACTGCATTCTCAACAGCAGCTGAGGCCATCAGCTGCTGGGATGCTAGCACAG AGTACAATCCCTCAGCTACAAGATTTACAGGGGCAGGCTCAACAAAAACTACAG GTCCCCGGACAACAGCAGATGCAGTACAACCAAGCCTTATCGCAACAGTTTCAGAATAGGCAGATGCAGCCTGGACGTATGCAACCAGGCATGTCTCAGAGTCAATTGAACCAAGGAAATCAGCTGAGAAGTCATTTGGGCCAGTTCACTGGAGCTGCAAACAGTGCAATGTTCACTGCTGCGCAGGCATCATCAAACTCACAAATG ATGGCAAATATGCCTGGGACAATGCAATCACAGTCGCTTTTACCGCAAATGCAG TATGGTTTGACTGGTGGGCATCCACAGAGGAGTCATCCATCCCAAATGCTGACTGACCAAA TGTTCGGTATGGGAGCCACAAATACTACCAGCATGATGGgaatgcagcagcagcagcagcaaggggTATATGGAAACATGCAGGCAGGTGCTCAGAATATGCAACAGGGCATGGTGGGCCTTCAGAATCAGACGCAGAATCCCAACTTCCCTCAGCAGAGACAACAAAACCAGCAATGA
- the LOC133897218 gene encoding uncharacterized protein LOC133897218, with protein sequence MADLSSAVQWWEEWQLRILVLGSLVVQWLLFLSSPWRRYAVPSWFRSLIWLAYLSSDALAIYALATLFNHHKNQDGRGSSVLKVVWTPVLLMHLGGQDTITAYNIEDNELWRRHVLTALSQVTVAIYVFCKSWPRGDKRLLQAAIVLFVPGVLKCLEKPWALKSASINSLISSRDAPRPTNRQGEINSLEDYVKEARAFLLQDDRAFVHSSEVEEHHKDIASPYKLFVDLASPYPDRLGILKSFWVLDEEQVHRSLRIVLSYVFRLLYTKAKMSHVLSYINSGKKVVSPSPMFGFSIRNFSMVLSLAAIGLFHNSHREDYNDTDVKITYALLCCTAVLELSSQANYIILVWPEMVSQHSLIGFSIRNKKHKKKVHIVSSLGCRDFLDQHWSMKSCSSARIITKLVLQHVKAGWKDNIQDAASYRMFNDLRGQRALQRYQDLGWSIKRPFDESVLLWHIATDFCFYEDSSPFPGHRCAFAEVPTIWSKFLHHLEQRSGVYLASHQPGSQCGEEKLNCKAVQCRQISNYMIYLLFVNPEMLLPGTRRNLFTAASDELQDILKDMNPPLEEGRLIQRTIKEIELRSTGEGFIYDAWALARGLLALGDEQRWEVIQGVWVEMLCFSAGRCRGHLHAKALGTGGELLTYVWLLLSRMGMETFAERLQTTQLPNPSGEGNADADAPSTSAGQDMV encoded by the coding sequence ATGGCGGATCTCTCGAGTGCCGTGCAATGGTGGGAGGAGTGGCAGCTGCGCATCCTCGTCTTGGGCAGCCTGGTCGTCCAGTGgcttctcttcctctcttcccCTTGGCGTAGGTATGCCGTTCCTTCCTGGTTCAGATCCTTAATATGGCTGGCATACCTATCCAGCGATGCCCTGGCAATATATGCCCTCGCCACACTCTTCAACCATCATAAGAATCAGGATGGTAGAGGTAGCAGCGTCCTAAAGGTGGTATGGACGCCCGTCCTCCTGATGCACCTCGGCGGACAGGACACCATCACCGCCTACAACATCGAAGACAACGAGCTGTGGAGGCGGCACGTCCTGACCGCGCTGTCCCAAGTCACCGTAGCCATCTACGTGTTCTGCAAATCATGGCCCCGTGGCGACAAGAGGTTGCTGCAGGCAGCAATAGTGCTCTTCGTCCCTGGGGTTCTCAAGTGCTTAGAGAAGCCATGGGCTCTCAAGAGCGCTAGCATTAATAGTCTAATCTCTTCCAGGGATGCTCCGAGGCCAACAAACAGACAAGGTGAGATCAATTCACTCGAGGACTACGTGAAGGAAGCCAGAGCTTTTTTACTCCAGGATGACCGAGCTTTTGTACATTCCAGCGAAGTCGAGGAGCATCACAAAGACATTGCATCACCCTATAAGCTATTTGTAGAccttgcatcaccctatcctGATCGACTTGGTATCCTAAAATCTTTCTGGGTACTTGATGAAGAGCAAGTGCATCGGTCATTGAGAATAGTGCTCTCCTATGTGTTCCGTCTTCTTTACACCAAAGCAAAGATGTCCCATGTGCTGAGTTATATCAATTCAGGAAAAAAAGTAGTATCTCCCAGTCCGATGTTTGGTTTCTCGATACGGAATTTTAGTATGGTGCTATCATTAGCAGCCATCGGCCTCTTCCACAATAGTCACAGAGAAGATTATAACGATACCGATGTCAAGATTACATATGCCTTGCTCTGTTGTACTGCCGTGCTAGAGTTGTCTTCCCAGGCTAACTACATCATCTTAGTCTGGCCTGAAATGGTTTCGCAGCATAGCCTCATAGGATTCTCTATCCGCAACaaaaagcacaagaagaaggtgCACATTGTGAGTTCCCTTGGATGCAGGGACTTCCTTGACCAACATTGGAGCATGAAGTCGTGCTCCTCGGCCCGTATAATTACAAAGTTGGTTCTTCAACATGTCAAAGCTGGATGGAAGGATAACATACAAGATGCTGCTAGTTACAGGATGTTCAACGACCTCAGGGGCCAGCGGGCGCTTCAGCGATACCAAGACCTAGGCTGGAGCATAAAGAGGCCATTCGATGAGAGTGTCCTTTTGTGGCACATCGCCACAGATTTCTGCTTCTACGAAGACTCAAGCCCGTTTCCAGGGCATAGATGCGCCTTTGCTGAGGTCCCAACAATATGGTCCAAATTTCTGCATCATCTTGAGCAAAGATCAGGGGTTTACCTTGCAAGTCATCAGCCTGGTTCTCAATGTGGAGAAGAAAAATTGAATTGTAAAGCCGTCCAGTGCAGACAGATATCCAATTATATGATTTACCTACTGTTCGTCAATCCAGAGATGCTGTTGCCTGGCACCAGAAGGAATCTATTCACAGCCGCCTCTGACGAGCTCCAAGACATTCTCAAGGACATGAATCCACCACTGGAGGAGGGAAGACTTATCCAGAGAACAATCAAGGAGATTGAGTTGCGGTCCACAGGAGAAGGTTTCATCTACGACGCTTGGGCTCTTGCTAGAGgactgttggctttgggtgatGAGCAGAGGTGGGAGGTGATCCAAGGCGTCTGGGTGGAGATGCTCTGCTTCTCCGCTGGTAGATGCAGAGGGCACCTACACGCCAAGGCTTTGGGCACAGGCGGGGAGTTGCTCACCTATGTCTGGCTCCTATTGTCGCGCATGGGGATGGAGACCTTCGCGGAGAGGCTACAGACGACACAACTTCCAAATCCAAGCGGGGAAGGaaacgccgacgccgacgctcCATCGACTTCCGCTGGACAAGACATGGTTTGA